The genomic window TGGGacccaaacattcaaatatgtgagcctctGGGGGACAGTCTCACTCAAACCAGCACAGTGGGGCTCTCAGGCTGGAGGTATAGGGCTTAGGGGAAGGCAGGTATCTAGGGACTGTGGAGTGTGGGGAGCACTGGAGTGGGGGTGGTGCTTCCAAGAGACAGCTCTGTTAGGGCAGGGCCCAGGAGTGGGAAAGCCTGGGGGTAGGCAGTCACCTTGTCCAGAACCAGGAACTAGAGGCAGTCCATGTTGGGTGGCAAGGGCTCCTGTCCCGGTCACTTCCCGCTCTCTGTCTCCCCTAGGTGGTGAAGTACCCCTTACACGCCATCATGGAGATCAAAGAGTACCTGATTGACGTGGCCTCCAAGGCAGGCATGCACTGGCTCTCCACCATCGTGCCCACCCATCACATCAACGCcctcatcttcttcttcatcatcagcAACCTAACCATCGACTTCTTTGCCTTCTTCATCCCCCTGGTGGTCTTCTACCTGTCCTTCGTGTCCATGGTCATCTGTACGCTCAAggtgttccaggacagcaaggcttGGGAGAACTTCCGCACGCTCACCGACCTGCTGCTGCGCTTCGAGCCCAACCTGGACGTGGAACAGGCGGAAGTGAACTTCGGCTGGAACCACCTGGAGCCCTACGTCCACTTCCTGCTGTCTGTCGTCTTCGTGATCTTCTCTTTCCCGCTGGCCAGCAAGGACTGCATCCCCTGCTCGGAGCTGGCCGTCATCTCCGCCTTCTTCACGGTGACCAGCTACATGAGCCTGAGCAGCTGCGCCGAGCCCTATACCAGGCGGGCCCTGGTCACCGAGGTGGCTGCTGGCTTGCTGTCCCTTCTGCCCACCGTGCCCGTGGACTGGCGCTTCCTGAAAGTGCTCGGCCAGACGTTCTTCACCGTGCCCGTGGGCCACTTCGTCATCCTGAACGTGAGCCTCCCCTGCCTGCTCTATGTCTATCTCTTTTACCTCTTCTTCCGCATGGCCCAGCTGAGGAGCTTCAAGGGCACCTACTGCTACCTGGTGCCCTACCTGGTGTGCTTCATGTGGTGTGAACTGTCCGTGGTCATCCTGCTCCAGTCCACTGGCCTGGGCTTGGTCCGCGCCTCCATCggctacttcctcttcctctttgcccTCCCCATCCTGGTGGCCGGCCTCGCCCTGATGGGCACGGTGCAGTTTGCCCGATGGTTCCTGTCGCAGGATCTCACCAAGATCATGGTCACCACAGTGATCTGCGGCGTACCCCTGCTTTTCCGCTGGTGGACCAAGGCCAATTTCTCGGTGATGGGGATGGTCAAGTCCCTGACGAGGAGCTCCATGGTGAAGCTCATTCTTGTGTGGCTCACCGCTATCCTCCTCTTCTGCTGGTTCTATGTGTACCGCTCAGAAGGCATGAAGGTCTACAATTCCACACTCACCTGGCAGCAGTATGGCTTCCTGTGTGGGCCACGGGCCTGGAAGGAGACTAACATGGCTCGGACCCAGATCCTGTGCAGCCACCTGGAGGGCCACAGGGTCACGTGGACAGGCCGCTTCAAGTATGTCCGAGTGACGGAGATCGACAACAGCGCCGAGTCGGCCATCAACATGCTCCCGTTCTTCCTGGGCGACTGGATGCGCTGCCTGTACGGAGAGGCCTACCCGTCCTGCAGCTCCGGGAACACGTCCACAGCTGAGGAGGAGCTCTGCCGCCTCAAGCAGCTGGCCAAGCACCCCTGCCACATCAAGAAGTTTGACCGCTACAAGTTTGAGATCACAGTGGGCATGCCCTTTGGCACCAACGGCAACCGTGGCCACGAAGAGGATGACATCACCAAGGACATTGTCCTACGCGCCAGCAGCGAGTTCAAGGATGTGCTGCTGAACCTGCGCCAGGGCAGCCTCATCGAGTTCAGCACCATCCTGGAGGGCCGCCTGGGGAGCAAGTGGCCCGTCTTCGAGCTCAAGGCCATCAGCTGCCTCAACTGCATGACACAGCTGTCCCCCGCCCGGAGGCACGTAAAGATCGAGCAGGACTGGCGCAGCACGGTGCACGGGGCCCTCAAGTTTGCCTtcgacttcttcttcttcccattcCTGTCTGCCGCCTGAGGAGTGTCTGCCACTGGAGGAGGCTTCGGTGCATGTTGCTGTGAGGTCCTTCCATGTGGCCACCCAGCCAGCTGGAGCAGCGCTGTGCCtggcgtgtgcatgtgtgtttgtgtgtgtgtgcgtgcgtgtgtgcgtgcgtgtgtgtgcgtgcgtgcgtgtgtgtgtgtgtgtgcgtgcgtgcgtgtgtgcatatgcgtgcgtgcgcatgtgtgtgcgtgtgtgcgcgtgtgtatgcatatgtgtgcgtgcgtgcatgtgtgcatatgcgcgcgcgcgtgtgtgtgtgtgtgtgtgtgtgtgtgtgtgtgtgtgtgtgtgtctactctGCTCTCATGTGCTTAGATCCCATGAGATGCCAGGCTCTGTGCTCGCCTGTAGACGGCTGGTCCTGCTGGAGGGTGGTTTTCTTTAGCACTGTCCACTTTGAATGCCGTGTCATAAGAAATCGCATGCTAGCTTCCCTCACGATCCCGCCCTTCCCCCACAGAGCTGGAACTCCGAGCCTGGCCCCAAAGACCCTCTGTCACGAAGAGCACTTTACAGTTAAGAATCTTCCTCTCCagttcttcctgcctccttctAGCCCTTTCTTTACTTTGTGTTGGATTTGTTTCAAAGAACCAAATCCGTGTCTATGTACACTTTATGGTagcatttcttatttatttggttgCTGCTAAGCCTTGACAGTGGTCCGCCTTCCTGGGTTGTCCCCAGTGGTCACATCCTGCCTGGCTTCCTACTTGGGTATAGCATGTCCAAACTGAACACTACAGCCTGCCTTGGAGCTGGCCTGTCTCTGGGGATGGTAGGGAGTTTGTGGGGATTTCTTCTGAGTACCCCAGGACTTGGGAAACAATGCGAGAGTGTCTATTCAGTACACAGGTAAGCTTGGCTATGTTCGGTATAGCAGAGCCAAAAGCAAAGTTCTAAGGCGGCCGAAATAAAAGCTTTGGAACCTACAGCCCTGCCTTCTGGTGccttgtctggtgtgtgtgtgtgtgtgtgtgtgtgtgtgtgtgtgtgagtgtgtatcacAATGTCCGAACCCAGATTCAGCAAAAAGGTGTCAGTTGAGTCACTGAGGGCAGAGCTGATGTCCCGCCCAGTTGACGCCATCTGCTTTGTAGCAGATCGGCACCATGCAGGTGTGAGGGTCTCCAAGGTCTCAGCCACAACCTCAGGCACCCAGTAACAGCACGTGGGTGTCAGCTGAGCTGTTGACCCTGGCCTTTGGGTGAAAAGTGCATTCTTTGTGGCAAGGATCACTGAAACCCAGGTCACTGATTGGCTCGTCTGCATGAGTCACAGTCTGGGGTTTGTGCTGCTGTATTCAGTCATGTGTGGGAATTCCACAGGGGCATGATCAGAGTTTGTCATGGGGGACTGGAGGAGTTACGGTGCTGGGCTAGTTTCATTCCTGTTCCTGtggcaaacaccatgaccaaaaccaacttaggggaggggaggggttacTGGGCTTGTATTTGCAGGTCATAGTTCATCACTgaggaagggcagggcaggaactcagggaagGCCTGCTTGGCATCCTTCACTCACTGCCAAGGAACTACAGCAGGAACCACTGAGGAACGGTGACTGGTCGCTGCCTCGACGGCTCGCTCACAGACCGATGCTTAGCTAACTCTTATACAGCCCAgcaccacctgcctagggaatggtactgcCCTACATGGGCCGGGGCCTTCTACATCTATTAAGAGGATAGACCCCAGGTGCATGCCCACAGACCACTCTGATCTGGCACTCACTCAATTGAGACTCCCTTCTCAGATGACTCAAGCCTGTGTTAAGGTGATAGTTAAAGCTAACTGGGACAGGGTCTGCATAGGCAAGTGCCCCTCTGTagtggtttgttttatttaacttaataaggtctcactgtgtatggTGCTCAGGATGGCCTGAAACCCACTGTCTAGCctagcctggcctcgaactcagcaatcctgCTATCTCCAACCTCCCAAGTCCAGAGATTGCAAGGCTGAGCCTCCAGCCTCCATTTGATTTCTGTCCTGAAGGTGAGGACTGCCTGTCTCTGTGAGAGGGGTGAAAAGAGAGAGATCTGCTATGTGTAGACAGGCCTTTCCTGCTGGTGTTGGAGAATGTAGTGTGGATTCTTCATGGCCTAGCCTGGGCTGACAGTAAAGGATGTGGCTGTCTCCGTTTTCCTCTGGGTCACCTGGGACACTGGGGTGGTAGCAGCTTCCTCCTCTTGCCCCATGAGTCTGCCTCAAACTCTACATGTTAAAGGGATATTCAGAGACCACGAGGACAGGCGTTTGCTCTTGGGGGAGGGTCTTCCCCAGCAGTGGGTGTGGCCAGCTGCCCAGCACcacccctctccccatcctccagCCACAAGGCCACAACACATGGTCATCATGCCACTGATTGTGTGAGACTCTTAGAGCAAAGCACAGATGACCTCGACCCATCCTTGCCTTGATGGAGTTGAGGGCGTGGGTGGGTATCCATGACAACTCCATCTACAGAAGACACTAGTTTTAGAGATCCAGGATGGGATTGATACAGGCCTGTCCCCAGGCTACCATCACTTCATGACATCTCCCCTGGGAGACAAACAGACTCGGGGAGAACCCCAAGCAGTCATGGATTCTGGGTACCACTTCTCATTCTGCTTTGAACCCCCATGTGCCCAAGAGCCCTGCAATGACATCGAACCCCAGCCTCTGTGTCTCTATCCATGTCCCATGCCCCTGACTCAGCTCTTCTCAGAACTTCCACACAATGACCCCTGTGCAGAGATGGAGTGTCGTTCAGTACCCTGGCGTGTAGCAGATGCCTTGCTCTCTGGAAGCAGCCTTTCCAGCCGGTGGGCAGCTGCTGAGTCTCATGCCTGCTCCCTCCCAGTGGCCTCCCTCTTGCACCAGAGCCTCAGCATCAGCCTTATCTTGTTCTGAGGGAGAGAGGAGTTGATTGTCCGGGAAGATAGTCAGCAGACCTTGACGAGCCTCCCATAAACTTGCGTCTTCTTTTAAACATTCCTCAACAGGGGAACCTTGGGCCAGAGGCACTGTGACGTCCTTGCTGGTTTCGTAAGTATTTCAAACGGAAAACAGCAATGTTTAGATTGGAGCTGAGCTCAATGACTGGATCTAAACAGGGCCTGGCGTCTCCTGGCTGTCTGTACAATACTCCAACACGCAAACTGCCCTCCTTCCTCCTAGCCATCTGACCAAAACCACTTGGCTGGCATCTGTGACTTACTGTTTGAAATACTCCTTATCAGTATTAGCTAGGTGCCTGGGTGCATCCCAAGCAACCAGTAGGGACACCTAAGAAGAGGTGGCAGGGTTCCTGCTCCCTAGATCTTGCCATTCCCACTCTAAAACTCCTCTGGAGGCAGCCTGCCATCCTTGGAAGTGGGTTTGCATCAGGGAGAGGCCTTTCCCCCTGAGGTCCTGACCCCCAAGGGCAGCCTGAAGCCCTCCAGCCAAAGCAGAGTCTGTCCCAGGCCCCACTCCTCCCAGGCAGATCTTGATTGGGGGTGTAGCATCCTTACACAGACCTGAGACCTGCACAGCCCTGCTCCTACCGCCCTGCCTGCGGTCCAGCGGTCCAGCTACCTACCACACCCACAGGCCAGACCCGTTGTTCAGCTGTCTCTGGAGCGCTGTCATCAGAATACTCACTCTAGGCCCAGAAGCTCTGTCCCAAGGGTCAGCTGTTATCAGAGTTGTTAGGGGCACAACCTGGATCCTGCAAGCTCTCACTACACAGGCCTGCTCCCTCACCCCTGAAATAGTCCAACTAAACACATAAGGAAgagtgaaaagcagagaaaagaggTTATTTTATGTGGCCAtatcagaaggagaaacaagatTTCAAGTAACATCCTTCCCCAACTCCTGCTAGGacaggttctcaacctgtgggtcacaaccccttttgGGGTTGAGTGCCCCTTTCATAGGGGTTGCCCAAGACCATCAGAAGACACAGGTATTTATATTacgattcatgacagtagcaaaattaaagttatgaagtagcaacaaagacaACTTTACAGTTGGGGTCACCACatcgtgaggaactgtattaaagggtcccagcactaggaaggttgacaaGCACTGCTCTACAAGGCTTGAGATTTGAATAGAGACAGCTATGCATAAGGCTTGTCAAGGTGTGGTCCCTCTCACTGATTCAGCTCCAATTTCTCTTACAAGGTGATCTGCCAAGTTGTCAGAATTTATAAAGTCTTTCTAGAAAGAAGCTCTCTCCCTCTGGCTGGATCGTGGCTGCAGTCTTTCCCTTCTTTCAGCATAACTAGGGAGAGATTCCAGTCTCTCGGGGTCTATTGTCTCCACTCCCCAAAGGGAAGGGCATGCATCTCCCTAGAGTGTCATCATTCCTGCCAGGACAGTTACAAGCAAACACCACAGCTCTCCCTGTCCTATAGCACCTGATGACAAACCATGGAGTGGGGTCTAGCTTCCCTCAAGGTCCTGCTAGAGGTCTGGGACCCAGCTTAAAACCATCTTTTGGGGTCGTGGGGTGCAGCAGCCTAGTGAAAAGAACCATTGTTCTGTCAGTGAGCGGAGCAGTGGCTAGGGGTCCCTGAGGGCCCCTTCTTCCACAGCGATGAGGACCTGGTTTTAAGCTGGCCTTTTGGCCGCCCAAGAACAATCACATAACCCAGCTGCCCCTATGTTGATGTGAAAGCACAGCCCTTGCCTCAAAAGGAACAGGACTTTATTATGAGCCCGACATGAGtgatgtggctggagccatgactGTTTCACGGTGTTCTTAAAGACCTGTTCCAACCACGGAACTGGTCACATGAGATTGTGTTGGTTGCAGAACAAAGTCAGAAATTGAGGCATTGGCGGAAGGAGACATAGGTGGCCACAGACAAATGGTGAAATCTCTGCTTCAGATATAGTCTGATAGCATTctttgctctttggttgatgggtCCAAGGAGTCTGCTAAGAATGTGTTCCAGAGGATTGGTCTGATAGTCACGAGGATGATAGACACGCCACAGGGTTGGACGACGAGTAGCCAGCAAGGTTCTTAAGACTGTCCGTGATAATTAGCCTTAGATCTGCGACACTCTGACTCTCCACAGTCATGGAGTTCTAATCAGTCAACCAACCCAGCAGAATCTTCAGCTCAGTGTGTCCCCTCTGCCCCCACCTCAGGGAACTTTATCCCTGCAGCTCCCTGAGGCCGGGGAACTGATGGAAATGGATGGAGTCAGTCTCTAGGTCTTACCACTGACAGACAGAGGACCTGCCTGCTGTCCTTATGTTTGTGCAGCATTGTGGACCAGCTActgggtcaaagacaaacaaaccgTGGTGGCAAAGAGCAGAGAAGGAGCCCAACTCAGAGCCTTGTCCCAGGTCAGACCCCCATGCCAGAGATGCCGCCATTATTCAGAGTCTCCATGCCTCAGGGTTGATGTGGTGTCTCCCAACCAGCAGCATTCATCGTCCAgccctgggggcggggggtgCCTCACACCAGTCCAGAGCCCTGCAGAGCGGTAGTGACCACTGGCAACAAATACCCATGATCCTGCTGGGCTGCCCTGGGGATCCCGACCTGGCCATACCCCTCATTGCAGTGCCAGGGTCCTGAGATGACGTGGATGCCTTAGGCCACTTTAAGTTGACACTGGTTCCATCCAGGTGGTCCCCATACTCTCTTCCTGAGTTCCCACCACTCTCTGCTGCCGTTCCTGGTATGGCCTCCGAATCCCAGCATGCACTACGCTACAGAATGTCTCACTTTTGTCTGAGACAGCCGGGACCCAGTCATACTATGCAGTGAGACTGCACGTGATAGGgacaaaggggaggagggatcagCAGGCCCTCAAGGTGAGGGCTGTGTCCTCCAGGTGTGCAGACAGgaactcagcagataaaggtggcAGACCTCAGGTCTTCGGCCAGTGTTAAAACTGAGTTCAGAACCCAAGTTCCCTCACCTTATTGAACTCAGGAGGCCCTGAGGACACAGGTCAGATGAACAGCTGGATGATACAGACACTGCCTGCCCGTTGTCCCTTCACAGTGTTCCAGGGAATAGCATGAAGATTCACTGCTCTTAGGACCTGCCTACTTGCCCACGTTTGGACTTTGGGTACACGGATCTGACAGTGGCGCCTCCCACTGTCCactctttctcccccacccccacccccagacttccAGCATTCTCTTTGTGACTCATGGAGTCAGCTGGCAGTGTGGCTGACTAATTCTAACAGTGACAGGTGAAGATAGCTGGGCTTTGTCTGTTCCAAGGACCTCATTGAAACAGTCGTTCCCCACTCCAGCGATTATTTCCAGCTCTGAAAGCTTCGGTTGCTAGGAAACAGTGTTCCGAGACCTAAAAGCTTTGTTTCATCTGTGCATCAAGTGGTTGGACTTGAGCAGCGTAACTTTGAAAGGTAGACTTGGTGAAAAGGAACCAAACTAGGAAAAAAACTTGAGTGAGCAAgtccatatataatatataataatatataatatttaatatttaatacataatataatatacaaaGCGTAATGAACTAtgtataaattatacattatttAAGTGTTTTCCTTGGTGTCTGTACGTGCTCGTGAGCTTGGTGTtcacagaggtcaggagagggctctggttccCTGGGCCCAcagttacaggtgcttgtgagccatcacatgaattctgggaactgaactcggatcctctgcaagagtaactagtactcttaactgctaagccatctttcctgaCCTTTCTTCCTATTTAATCACCGGGATGACTTGCCGAATGAGACACTGTAGACCAAGGATTTTCTCCCAGGTCCCTGGGCTGAGTCTCATCCTGGGATGCTCATTGTCTAGGTGCTGGGTCCCGACAGAGTCAGATGTGTTCTGTGGCTGGTGTCCTATGTCACCATCCTTGCAGAAATGAAAATAGTCTTGAGAGACACTGAGCGCCCCTCCCTCTGGCTATCAGATTGTTGAAACAAAGGTTCAACAATTCCAAATGAAGGGAACTTCCCAGGAGTCTCATCCTGGGAGAAAGGCAAGGCCAACGCTTGGTGCTGGGCAAAGTGGGAGCTTGTCTGCCAGGAGGAAATCTCACACAGTTCTGACATTTGTCAGACCACCATGCCAGACCCTGAGGCTGGGATGGTGATGGCGCAGTGGTAGacaggaccacaccttgaccaggACTGTTTAATTATGCACAGCTCTGTCCCTCTGTTTAAAACTAAACCTCATGTCAGAACCCTGAAAATGGACTTGGGGGATTGGCCAGACCTCTTTGTTCCTCTTTCCAGGGTGGTCGCAGTGAATcaaccctctctctctgcttttctccgCGCTTATGTCTATAACCACTCCATTAAGGGTGGGTGGCTGCCTCACTGTCTCCTCCTGCTGAGGCCCTAGAGTGGCCTCCATGGTGCCCCATGGTCTCTACACACCTGCAGGAACTGCTCCGGTGCATCAGGCTGGCAGTGAGCAGGAGCATGTGGCCAGGAGAGCAGAGCCTTATAAAGGATAGTGGCTCTGAGAAAGGTCGCTCCCAAGGTGGTGGCTCTGGAAGAGTCTAGGGAGAGGCCTGTGTACCAATGGATGAGGGCCACAAGTCTCACACCTAGACAAAATGGGAACAGCCTACGTACAAGCGACACCCTGTCAATGCTGCATGACTGTGAGTCCCTCTGAGACCGCTGACCAGGGTCTGTCTACTCAGAAACTGGGAGGGCAGGGCTAGCACAGCCTGATGCTGCTCACTGGCGACAGTCTTTTATGCAGCACCTAAGGATAGACTCCTCAGCTCTCTCCCAGACAGCAGCCACAACCCCGGGGTTCTTTTATTCACTCCTTAAAAACCCCCCAcaaaggttggagagatggctcacagtgGGATGTAGCTTCAGTACTTGGGAGCTCTGacggccctcttctggcctccatgggcactgcacacaaCAGTACACAGATCTACAGGCCAACAAAATACCCATGCACCTAAAATAATCTAAGGAAAACAAAGCCCAGGAGCCTCCATGCTCCAACCCCACAGCTGTCAACACCCTAAAGACATCATCTTTCCTTctgaataaaatgtttttctaaatttttccaTCACTCCTAGCTGTTTGTTTAATAAAGTATGAAGAAGCAATAAACCCTGTCTGCCAGGACTTGGCAATTTCCAGACACCCTGAGACGAAGCCACAGTACAGAGATGTGGAGGCTATTGCCTGTGTAGTCCTCACGTATCCTCCTGGTCTTACACCGTCTCGGTGGGGACAGAGGAGAGGCCTGGGCTTTATCTGTTGGGGTCAGATGTGACTGACCTTCCCTGTCTAGGTGTTCTGCTAAGCTTAGGCCTGGGAAGCCATTTGGGTTTTAGCAATAGTGGTTTCCATCGGAGTAGCCACAGCTAGGGTGCCCCAATCCTTTGCAATGTACTGATGCAGAAAACCAGTGGGTGCCCATAGAAATGGGAACACTCCCTTTGACTCGTGCTGCTGTCCGAGCATCATCCTGTGGCTATCGTATGTCAGAGCACGAAGAACAAGGTTGCAGGGACAGGAAGAACACCTCTCCTATGTTCATCTCAGCTCTCAAACGTGTGTCTGCAAAGGTATCAGAGAGCCAGGTTCCAGTCTGGCCTCTGCCTTTACTGTGCAGCCATGGGCAGTCCCTAGGCCTCTCTGAACCTCAAGCCCCTCAGGGTCTCCATCAGTGGGCACTACTCCATACCCCTAAGCAGAGCAA from Apodemus sylvaticus chromosome 11, mApoSyl1.1, whole genome shotgun sequence includes these protein-coding regions:
- the Wfs1 gene encoding wolframin, whose translation is MSSGTPPPSPSGPPPPPAPQPQARARLNATASLEQDKTDPPRAPRPQIDPSAGQSAGEAATPEPRAPQTGSREAADRAGPMKADAEIPFEEVLEKAKAGDPKAQTEVGKHYLRLANDADEELNSCSAVAWLILAAKQGRREAVKLLRRCLADRKGITSENEAEVKQLSSETDLERAVRKAALVMYWKLNPKKKKQVAVSELLENVGQVNEQDGGAQPGPVPKSLQKQRRMLERLVSSESKNYIALDDFVELTKKYARGIIPTNLFLQDEEEEDELAGKSPEDLPLRQKVVKYPLHAIMEIKEYLIDVASKAGMHWLSTIVPTHHINALIFFFIISNLTIDFFAFFIPLVVFYLSFVSMVICTLKVFQDSKAWENFRTLTDLLLRFEPNLDVEQAEVNFGWNHLEPYVHFLLSVVFVIFSFPLASKDCIPCSELAVISAFFTVTSYMSLSSCAEPYTRRALVTEVAAGLLSLLPTVPVDWRFLKVLGQTFFTVPVGHFVILNVSLPCLLYVYLFYLFFRMAQLRSFKGTYCYLVPYLVCFMWCELSVVILLQSTGLGLVRASIGYFLFLFALPILVAGLALMGTVQFARWFLSQDLTKIMVTTVICGVPLLFRWWTKANFSVMGMVKSLTRSSMVKLILVWLTAILLFCWFYVYRSEGMKVYNSTLTWQQYGFLCGPRAWKETNMARTQILCSHLEGHRVTWTGRFKYVRVTEIDNSAESAINMLPFFLGDWMRCLYGEAYPSCSSGNTSTAEEELCRLKQLAKHPCHIKKFDRYKFEITVGMPFGTNGNRGHEEDDITKDIVLRASSEFKDVLLNLRQGSLIEFSTILEGRLGSKWPVFELKAISCLNCMTQLSPARRHVKIEQDWRSTVHGALKFAFDFFFFPFLSAA